CCAAGTGGTACCACGTTCTATGGCCCATTACTCGTACCTTGTCAGACCATTAAATCATGATCCATATGTACCAGTCCAATCATATTTAAATTCACAGATTCAGCTTTAGCCCAGTATacctaaataatatttatttagatCATTTAAAATTCAATGTAAATGAATAATGCATCCCCAAGGCATATTCGTCATGTCAGCAGCTGTAAGTGTATATGTATGTCAAATGATGTCATAGATTAGCCCCTTACACTGGTAGATTAGTCCCAATGAAAAATCTAGAGAAGGTGAATGATCAGAGTTCCACTGGTAGGTTATAATTTATTGTAGAGCATGATAAAGTAAAGAGTTATTGGAGAATTAACAAGATGAGAATTCAAGACCTGAACATTTCATTATGTACTTTTCTCTTTACAAAAAAAATAatgtaataattaaaaaatgCACTAGAAAGAGCTTCCTACTATGTTAACATGTGGAATTAAATAAACATATATTAGCATGGTTGAAAAGATCCATGCAGGCAACCTCGTATAATTGGGGTTTACATGTCCAATAAAACAATATAGAGAAGGTGAATGATCAGAATTCCACTGGTAAGTCATAATTCATTGTGAAGCATGATAAAGTAAATTAAAAAGCTGAGAATTCAAGACCTGAACTTTTCATTATGCACTTTTCTCTTTACAAAGAAAAGTCATTTAACCAATTCAAATAAGTTTCTATCTAAGAGGAAAAATGCACTCGAAAGAGTTTCCTACTTTGTTAACATGTtgaaattgaaaaaaaatatattagcatAGTTGAAAAGATCCATGCAGGCAACCTCATAAAAATGGGGCATCATGGCTTCTTCTTATTGATGTTGTTGGGGATAAAAAAAAGTTCAATTCTATACACACATGAAGAACATGATAAGTCAAAACTTTTTGTCAGCTAATATCCAAAGAGCATCATAGGTTTGCCATCTGCATGTTTTAATTATGAATTCTAGATATGCATGAGAAAGAAACAGCTATATAAGcataccaattgaagaacttctAAAATTAAGGGATAGGCTTACATCACCACAACAATTAATATAGACACTAGAGTAGATAATTCCGTGCATATCCTCAAACTTGATAATTAACTAGTCAATTTGCCAGGAAATTAATAAGGTAAGAGAAAAGATTCTCCAATATGTAACACAAGATTGAGAAAAATTACCAGCGAACAATTTGGTCATTCCTTGGAAATTGGTGACACGCTCTCAGAAAGAGCATTTGTGACTTCAAAAATTTATCACCTTCTAAACAATAATTGGCTACATTGTTAACTTCCCCATAGGTTCATCTCCAATCCCATAATCAACACTCAGTTCCCTTAATGGAGGTATGTTCTCCATGGCGAAGATCATAACATGCGGATATAATACATTATTGTGATCAAATAGCACATATTGCACAAACACATTTGGGCTACAACTATGGCTCAGATAACAAGCTACATTCCTTGATCGTGAAACATCTATTGAGAAGTTCAGGCCTGGCAAGCATGGAAAGTTTGGTGACACATAATTGGGTAAGACATCAGAGATGTCTCCCCATTCCACCCATCTTCCTGGAAACTGGGCAGGATGCACCAAACAGTGGCCTTTTGTGGATAGGATTTCAGTTTGCTGCCTAGTTAGCACAATGCCACTAAATTCACAAACAAATTCCCCAGCCTGAATCAAATCCAATGATCTCACTCCCCACCCTGTCTCTTTTGATCGGAACACCTCCAACTGATGCCTCACACCTTTCTGGCTCACCCGGTTGGGACAATTCGGTGGGCACTGGCACAAGGTGCCACACTCATAAATTAATGGCTTCCCCCTCGATAGAATCCCATGTCCACCATATGCAAATTCTCCACCATTTTTCTGGGCACAGTAGCAGTTGGCTGAGCAATTGGAGATGCATTCACACCCATTTCCTGCATCAGCATTTGCCTTCCCTTGAAAAGCTTCGACAGGAAACACTGGACTAGTGAGATACTCAAAGAGCAATGGTTCTCGGTCATCATCAATATCATTAAACAAAGAAACAGGAAATTTCTCCTTCCCCATCGAGATATCGAGACTCAAGTAACCAGCTGGCCTCATACTCAATGGATTCACTTTTAAATCCTCAGCAAGCTTGAGAATCCCACTGCCCATCTCTTCCTGGCCTTCAATTCTCAAAAGCTTGTACTTGTATATGCCGAACCCTGATTTGCCTACATCCATCCAGCAATTGACAATCTTGTAAAGCCCATCGTAGACATAAATCTTTCCGATGGGGCTGCGATTGGACTTTATACCACGAATGACTCGAATTTCAATACCATACTTCATGCTCCGTTCCAGTGCAAGATTTCCCCCTTCCAGCTTCTGGTCAGTGCAATGCTTAAACATGCTGGGACCGCGgcctgttagcataaaatctgtaatcatgctatctataatgcggaaaaacttttataccaagattgaaatcaaataaattgaatcTAACAATAATACGATGCATACCTTTGTTGTTGTTCAGAagaaataaaccttatctgatctacaagtgctccatcgtcggatctgaaatatcaatctgcaaggatctgcaaaaaagaactagatccttctcctctcttcctatcttttcacaggaccacctagattgatggattaggggattaagggagaggaagattgagagaaaaacttaatctctcacttgactcaaattgagagaaaaaccttaatctctcaattgacTCAAATACTACTCAGATGCGCACTTGACCCCTAGAGGTCCGATAGATACGCACAGATGATCTCTGATGATAtatttagcccctagaggtcctgtctatttataggcgagagcagagggtctaggataagttattaggagagttccttccatcaaggttatctcctaaagaatcctactttaatatggacttcttttctattggccaataactataatcagaatccaataatatctataatatatcttacctaattaaatagggccacataatctaacattctcccacttggcccaataattggtaagatacaaaaagacttaaaaattaaaaataaataaacaaaatttatttaaaaacaatttgactcaattagattctgaaatttttgaaaaactatatacacgcgcgtgaattttagaaaataggccaataagtccaataataataataatactacattaagtttgactaacaatatgagtcatagcggttgtatgccatcagtgtcacacttccttctatgtaccacaatactattagtctttcctaatgcagtccaaaatgacccctataatttgtcttgtcaagacaatcctgtcatcacattcaaccataatatgtacatacataattgtgaacaggatagcagaaacaaataactttaagtacgtaagtaagaatgtcaattatagtgtccactcaaacatgcatcaccatatcctttatgggttgctcacaaacccaatcataagaacatgttctttcaaaatacgttagactgtaagtcctaagtgaatggatcagcaatcaatacagtggaactcaagtaattaattgacattagatgtttctggactcatcttctctaaccatcaagtactttataccataatgcatatagatgcaatagtacttgtcattcttagagaagaaaactactgcaatgtcataaaatatcttcaacgacttggtaattgagtctgactacaccaagccctgagataaaaattttgcagtcacaaatttgattagtggcctcaaagcatgccacaaaatcaacttttattattaataataataaattacctctCTAATTACATAGATATTAaccgtaaggtggacttcctattatcgaggtaatttatacaatcagcatctgaaaaataccattatttcaagctgatataatttcatacatgtgagcatataatcatttGTCCCTTcctgatatcttattactttctctgtagtcctttaatgtttttacttctgggtaactccaatatatacccaacattttaactgtaaaaactgatatcttttctaacagagacttgagcatagacttccaactgcgcatatacaaagaatatcttatttatctgattcttttcaagtcattttcaagcatttactattgactaaaattttgcttttatgatttactgaacaaagctgtatattaaaatcatttcaagactcggttgatatatcctttctaagacaatcttcataatcattgaggtctatcattgaattactcaatgttaataatataagatgtctcatttatatcaaccatattaaaactctcagtgacaaattcttgatttagtataataaatcaagatcactattgataaggcaaaatattatccatatataagaccaatataataaacttgctcccactgatataaatactaattaatagtatttaccttaaatctgaaataatgatatcaagaacctttatatatcattaccttgaagcttgtttaaggtcataaatggattcctgaatttgcataccaaactttatatttctttcattttcttttagagTAAATCAtgtagagtaacccatataaagctagatcttttaaaaaaatattttcatatcattatgatataacttaagctcataatgaatcattaatgtcatgatgattcttaacgagttcattaaaaaatctcgttatggtcgatacattcgttacgagtaaaacttttaaccacaagtctgaccattatatcgATATTGTCCTTTGAgccacatttatataatagactcttttacaattattggacaattcgataaatttatcagacaccattctggttattaattttaactcttcttttattgcatcatattacttttcagaatcattacttttcatgacccatgacaacaataaaagatccattctgattcctatatcataatataattcttgtagatatgcaacataataaccataaatgacatgattccttcccctttgagatattctcaaagttatcaattatggttgttctacaagaccattaataataaaatcaatataatgtgagagtttagtaatgttattttgttgtttacttttatcaaatcatttaatgatttgagtaacaacaatctctcgaataataaaggagtattaacttgcatctcctttatatcaaaattaaatttcgagattttcactcccactgatttgctattttataggaatcttatgttaccagatttaattgtcctcgtactatgattagagcaataaaatatgtacccctttcaaacttttctgaatagataataaaatatttagaaataattattaaatctaattttcttttatgtgagttgagGATCCTTTATCTCCATaagacaatctcaaatatgtaaatatcttaaatcaggtttcctatcatttcataacttaaaaagtcatgtaatttacttactaggaacaccattcaagatatacatagttgtccttggagcttcttctcacattgatttgggtacaaaagaataatctatcatgctcctaaccatatctataaggtacgatgatatctttcagcaatcatattatgttgtaacacatctggtaaatcatataccttattttttttcaagaatctagcaaaagaattataactgggttcatcataaataccataaaatttatcatcctTTTCAGATATGATGATATTGacctttctatctaattgtctatcaacttcatttatatacacttcaagagtgtaaatggtcatagactttacatgaattagatatatataatcatatctcaacagattatttatatggtgataaaatgtctctctttaatgagacaaaagcatatagtgataaacataacctcaaggagtttataaaactaaaatttacttcaatatttaattatatgatcattgtaaacttatgattcatattaattctgcatagactattatacagaattcaaaggataattttattgaatcacagtaagtttacaaccaccaaaagagaaataatattataacaattctaggtaaagaacttaaattcccagaattataagaacataatATGGATTcttcaagatttatcaaattgaatcatctttggatataagcgataaatacaaactaatatcgctttcactttaagatgattccctacattgataaatatctcattctcttttggttttatcccaatatctattattggtaacatatgatgaagcatcaaattaatccatcaataatatccgtaatatttgatttgaaccatacaaaggttataattatacctttttttttatttcaaatcaaatcatatagtatatttcttcttcacataattttatttgctacaaaagtaacactttattgtgaagatattcttttatgagtttatataataattataaactcagatggaattacgcttcatccttattttagtgttacctactccttgaatagtactcaaaatattatgagtcttgaacttacagctttatcatttattttgaggatataatcttaaattcctcaaatattatcattttaagatttcaactaatgacttatcagataatttaaattgatccttagatattcttatgcgcaagttgtaaactgtactgaagtctaaatatcataaaattgagtatttcatgcctttcttgatcagtcacctcaattatttatttcacagaaCATTCAGTAATTATGTTCTATTCAATTAATCTGAGATCTCACTTactcaatacaacttgtatatgcTCAAGTCATTTGTTTCAGAAAGTATAGGGACACAATAAAGAAAGTGCCacaataataatataacattaatgctttgagtttttcaaaatatgatgaactattgatatcatctatatttcacctttgggtgaaatattgacatatctagtgttcactcaaaatcacttatggaggactgataccattcttgtggaatagtgttgttacctttgggtatacaaccctaaactgcaagaatatccaaaacagtatcatcctaccccatcacataattatttgaaatagattctcctttgggattatctaaatctcataattatatgtgccatcgtgaatattattttatgtcattttaggatgaattccataatgtattttatagattattagtccaagtcactttggtggctacaggaccaatacaaaaatataaaatacaatctaaaatatcccatgaatgacatgaactttattgtaattcatatcccataagcctatcatcccagGCTACTTTGGTAACTaccggtcagataaaacttaggaagataaattacaaataatattcactaaattcctTTATCCTGAATCAtgctgtcattatgaatattattttatttaatatcatttaagactaaattcataatgtattttataaattattagtccaggtcactttggtgactacaggaccaatacaaaaatataaaatacaatccaaaatgtcctataaatgataaaacctttattgtaattcatatcacaaaagtttatcatccaaggccactttggcagctacaagtcagataaaacttaaggagatgaattacagataatattcattaaatttctttaatttatgctaagcagttcaataataaaattaccataataattattgaacattaatactaagcagttcaataatagaataaccataataattattgaacattaatgccaagtagttcaataatagaataaccataatcattattaaacattaatgctaagcagttcaataataaaataatcataataattattgaactttaattaacaaaagaaaactcatatgataatcatgataatatataaatcatgtgttaattgccttcatgtgaaagataaatattatttcacaatttcaaatatatacatgtgaataactaaataaatatccaagaacaataattggactttatttaccacatgtataatcaataattcatatgagaaaactataaagtaaccataatttatagtttttttttttttttttttaatcaaaaattaaatccaatcaaataaccaaaatataatcatgattaaattcaatcataattataataaatcatatttatcaattttataattgagaatataacttaaaattctcaatttgaataaaattgtaaatatatgataggatataaactgaaattaagaaattcacgaaaggcagaactgtaatttggcaaaattagacccgagggtaaaactgtaaatatgttgacagaacatatactggaattacgaaatttgcaaagggcagaattgtaattttgcaaaaccctaacctcgaggtcaaaaccgtaattatgccaaaccctaatctgccatgcTGCCGCCTGGGCGTGCCGCGCGGCCGTTGCGACGTGGGGCGCTGACGCCGCTTGCGCGCGGCCGTTTCGACGTGCGGCGCTGACGCCGCTTGCGCGCGGCcgttgcgacgtgcggcgctGCCGTCGCTTGCGCGCGGCCGTTGCGACGTGcgacgctgccgccgctcgcgcaCGGCCGTTGcgacgctgccgctgctcgctgctcgcGCACGGCCGCTGCGACCTTTCCTGCCTGCGGACGGCGCGCACGGCTGGCCGCGGCTGTTGCCAgcgcgcggccgctgccgccgcggggggctgcctctgcccacgaacggccgctgcggcggttcctgcccgcgcgtggccgccgcctgtgcacggcctacCCACGCGCGGCCGCCGCCGGTGCGCGGTAGCCATGCCGCGGCGCTGCCTGTGCCCACGCGCGATCGCTGCCACTACCTGCGCGCGGCTGCCGCGGTTCCTGCCCACGCTTGGCCGCCGCCTTGGCgtggccgctgccgctgccgctgcccgcTTTCCACGGGGGCAGCGTTTGCCGCCATCTGCGGCCACCGCCCTTCCGGCATCTTCTGCGGGCGCCACCATTATGCGTGAGGGCAGCCGCCGCCTTCCGCAATCACCGCGTTCACATGCGGTGCGGGATGTCCGTGATGCCGCCACTGTTCGCAAGCGAACCTCTGCCTGCGCACGACCGTGATGCGCGACTGCGGGGTAGTACACGGtcctttctcgacaacgatcaacagagatgatcatctcaataacatcgatgataATAAACAGTAtattcatcgatcaaacataaaattatacattgctcataatcaataatagagcaaatcatatagaaagaaaacagatcaataatatccgacgaatcattcaagcatcgtaaagaacaataatagatctaatatatttgatctcaagaacctggctctgataccaattgttagcataaaatctgtaatcatgctatctataatgcggaaaaacttttataccaagattgaaatcaaataaattgaatcTAACAATAATACGATGCATACCTTTGTTGTTGTTCAGAagaaataaaccttatctgatctacaagtgctccatcgtcggatctgaaatatcaatctgcaaggatctgcaaaaaagaactagatccttctcctctcttcctatcttttcacaggaccacctagattgatggattaggggattaagggagaggaagattgagagaaaaacttaatctctcacttgactcaaattgagagaaaaaccttaatctctcaattgacTCAAATACTACTCAGATGCGCACTTGACCCCTAGAGGTCCGATAGATACGCACAGATGATCTCTGATGATAtatttagcccctagaggtcctgtctatttataggcgagagcagagggtctaggataagttattaggagagttccttccatcaaggttatctcctaaagaatcctactttaatatggacttcttttctattggccaataactataatcagaatccaataatatctataatatatcttacctaattaaatagggccacataatctaacacggCCACCATGGCCAGTGTAGACCAGCACAAGCCCActgtcctcgtcatcctcgtAGCCACCAGATACAATAATGCTGGTGGCTATCGGCTCGCCGGTAGAGCTCCGGCTAGCTGGAACATAGTCAATCCCAGCCTGGCTCTGGCCATGCAAGCCGAGCACGCATAGCTCCATGCGAAAGAAGAAGACATCGCCGATGGTGATCCCGGGGATCGCGCCGATGATCCTCCTGTCTCGGTTAAGCCAGAGGTCGCGGTCGCCCATCAGGGTGGCGGCCTTGAGGTCGGCGCGGCTCCTCTTGCCCCAGATCACCTCGAAGGCGTCGCCTTTGTTCTCGTCCCGGAGGAGGAGGGAGCGGAGAGAGTCGAACGTGGTGCGGGTCCGGCGGACAACGTCGCGGAAGTAGAGCCGGTCGCGGAGGCCGAGGGTGGAGGCGCGGACCATATCCGCCGACCGGATCTTCCGCTTCTTGCGGGCGACGACGGCGGAAGAGTTGGCGGCCCGCGTCGGCGCGAGCGTGGGGGCGGTGACGAGGGAGAGGTGGTGGTGGTCATCGCcggaggcagcggcggcggcaaaGAGGCGGGCGAGGCGGAGGTACTCGGCGAAGAGGGCCGCTCTCTCATCGTCGACGGCGTCGTGGTTGGGGCTAGGGCTCGGACCGGATGTGGGGTGAAGGGGGTCGAGTAGACCGATCGGGCCGGGCAAAGCCGGGTGGTGAT
The DNA window shown above is from Musa acuminata AAA Group cultivar baxijiao chromosome BXJ2-4, Cavendish_Baxijiao_AAA, whole genome shotgun sequence and carries:
- the LOC135610280 gene encoding histone-lysine N-methyltransferase family member SUVH2-like — protein: MTPSPPPPAPFPDLNLNLAPFPKVEPKPEPPDHHPALPGPIGLLDPLHPTSGPSPSPNHDAVDDERAALFAEYLRLARLFAAAAASGDDHHHLSLVTAPTLAPTRAANSSAVVARKKRKIRSADMVRASTLGLRDRLYFRDVVRRTRTTFDSLRSLLLRDENKGDAFEVIWGKRSRADLKAATLMGDRDLWLNRDRRIIGAIPGITIGDVFFFRMELCVLGLHGQSQAGIDYVPASRSSTGEPIATSIIVSGGYEDDEDSGLVLVYTGHGGRGPSMFKHCTDQKLEGGNLALERSMKYGIEIRVIRGIKSNRSPIGKIYVYDGLYKIVNCWMDVGKSGFGIYKYKLLRIEGQEEMGSGILKLAEDLKVNPLSMRPAGYLSLDISMGKEKFPVSLFNDIDDDREPLLFEYLTSPVFPVEAFQGKANADAGNGCECISNCSANCYCAQKNGGEFAYGGHGILSRGKPLIYECGTLCQCPPNCPNRVSQKGVRHQLEVFRSKETGWGVRSLDLIQAGEFVCEFSGIVLTRQQTEILSTKGHCLVHPAQFPGRWVEWGDISDVLPNYVSPNFPCLPGLNFSIDVSRSRNVACYLSHSCSPNVFVQYVLFDHNNVLYPHVMIFAMENIPPLRELSVDYGIGDEPMGKLTM